The Streptomyces sp. NBC_01268 genome window below encodes:
- a CDS encoding SDR family NAD(P)-dependent oxidoreductase has translation MTSKKTVLITGTSSGIGLAAAVAAAQAGWTTVATMRDTGKAEALLEAAAASGVADLVQVKRLDVVDPERVAACVDEVVSEHRRLDALVNNAGAAHIGTIETGGLEAVRAAMEVNFFGVVATTRAALPHLRAARGRVVTVTSVGGVVGQPFNEAYCAAKFAVEGFMESLAPVAATVGVDVAVVEPGAVASEFVANLGLDVPALLAAAGPYAPALQAYIARTQKSFGNAQTPAEAAAPIIEALSGDRPAFRIQTSAWARDFVAAKLADLDGSAVQTLTHDWVR, from the coding sequence ATGACCTCCAAGAAGACCGTCCTGATCACCGGCACCTCCTCCGGCATCGGCCTGGCCGCGGCCGTCGCCGCTGCCCAGGCCGGCTGGACCACCGTCGCCACCATGCGCGACACCGGCAAGGCCGAGGCCCTGCTCGAGGCCGCCGCCGCGTCCGGGGTCGCCGACCTCGTCCAGGTCAAGCGCCTGGACGTGGTCGACCCGGAGAGAGTCGCCGCCTGCGTGGACGAGGTGGTCTCCGAGCACCGCCGCCTCGACGCGCTGGTCAACAACGCCGGCGCCGCCCACATCGGCACCATCGAAACGGGCGGCCTCGAAGCGGTCCGCGCCGCGATGGAGGTCAACTTCTTCGGCGTGGTGGCCACCACCCGCGCCGCCCTGCCGCACCTGCGCGCCGCTCGGGGCCGGGTCGTCACGGTCACGAGCGTGGGCGGTGTCGTCGGGCAGCCCTTCAACGAGGCCTACTGCGCGGCAAAGTTCGCCGTCGAGGGCTTCATGGAGTCCCTGGCGCCCGTCGCCGCCACCGTCGGCGTCGATGTCGCCGTCGTCGAACCGGGCGCGGTGGCCAGCGAGTTCGTTGCCAACCTCGGCCTGGACGTCCCCGCCCTGCTGGCCGCGGCCGGCCCGTACGCCCCGGCCCTCCAGGCGTACATCGCGCGCACCCAGAAGTCCTTCGGCAACGCCCAGACCCCCGCCGAGGCCGCCGCCCCGATCATCGAGGCCCTGAGCGGCGACCGCCCGGCCTTCCGGATCCAGACCTCCGCATGGGCCCGTGACTTCGTCGCTGCCAAGCTCGCCGACCTCGACGGCTCGGCCGTCCAGACCCTCACCCACGACTGGGTGCGCTGA
- a CDS encoding PP2C family protein-serine/threonine phosphatase → MATPSPYLVLDPGLVIVDVNEAYLEATGRSRQDLVGQYLFDAFPDNPADAHADGVRNLHDSLRRVLRSREPDTMAVQKYDIPLPSRNGMFEERWWSPINTPVLGPDGQVAWIIHRVEDVTEFVRSRPSDPAGGPRGRRDVMEAELYARARELQRLNEELRQAHARERRVAVTLQEAMLHSPDLDRHEDIAVRYVPAVGSLNVCGDWYDVVDLPDGCFAVAVGDVVGHGLEAAAVMGMLRSALSAAVRALHEPARSLELLDLYSRAVEGALATTAVQAVVDTHHQRITYSSAGHPPPVLLHPDGTYELLDQATDPPLGARPDHVPRPQAGVPYHPGGYLVLYSDGLIERRDQDIDVGLRQLADALARHARMSPDRLADAVLARLGVAGGARDDIALIAVRL, encoded by the coding sequence ATGGCCACGCCCAGTCCGTATCTGGTGCTGGATCCGGGCCTGGTGATCGTCGACGTCAACGAGGCGTACCTGGAGGCCACCGGCCGGAGCCGACAGGACCTGGTCGGCCAGTACCTGTTCGACGCGTTCCCGGACAATCCGGCGGATGCGCACGCGGACGGGGTGCGGAACCTGCACGACTCGCTGCGACGCGTCCTGCGGTCGAGGGAGCCGGACACGATGGCGGTGCAGAAGTACGACATCCCCCTCCCGTCCCGGAACGGGATGTTCGAGGAGCGGTGGTGGTCGCCCATCAACACCCCCGTCCTCGGCCCGGACGGGCAGGTGGCGTGGATCATCCACCGGGTGGAGGACGTGACCGAGTTCGTCCGCTCGCGCCCGTCCGACCCGGCAGGAGGACCCCGGGGCCGACGGGACGTGATGGAGGCCGAGCTGTACGCGCGGGCGCGGGAGCTGCAGCGCCTGAACGAGGAGCTGCGGCAGGCGCACGCCCGGGAACGCCGGGTCGCCGTGACCCTGCAGGAAGCCATGCTGCACTCGCCCGACCTGGACCGGCACGAGGACATCGCGGTCCGCTACGTGCCGGCCGTCGGGTCGCTGAACGTGTGCGGCGACTGGTACGACGTCGTCGACCTGCCCGACGGTTGCTTCGCCGTCGCCGTCGGTGACGTCGTGGGCCACGGCCTCGAAGCCGCCGCCGTCATGGGCATGCTCCGCAGCGCACTGAGCGCCGCCGTCAGGGCCCTGCACGAACCGGCCAGGTCGCTGGAGCTGCTCGACCTGTACTCCCGGGCCGTCGAAGGGGCGCTGGCCACCACCGCCGTCCAGGCCGTCGTCGACACCCACCACCAGCGGATCACCTACAGCAGCGCCGGTCACCCGCCACCCGTACTGCTCCACCCCGACGGCACCTACGAGCTGCTGGACCAGGCCACCGACCCTCCCCTCGGCGCGCGCCCCGACCACGTCCCGCGGCCGCAGGCCGGGGTGCCCTACCACCCGGGTGGCTACCTGGTGCTGTACTCGGACGGCCTCATCGAACGCCGCGACCAGGACATCGACGTCGGGCTGCGGCAGCTCGCCGACGCCCTCGCCCGCCATGCCCGCATGAGCCCCGATCGCCTCGCGGACGCCGTCCTGGCCCGCCTCGGCGTCGCCGGCGGCGCACGCGACGACATCGCCCTGATCGCCGTCCGCCTCTGA
- a CDS encoding extracellular solute-binding protein translates to MRPRISGIAASLAACGLLGSLLTACGSSGSEGTTLRLVVPEYGDRPATSSKVYWDKLTAAFAAAHPGKTVEVTLYPWADIDREVTRMVKENDAPDVALMGAYSDFAAQDRLYSADEVLSVRSEANFLPPLREAGSVDYTLYGLPFVASSRLLFYNKELFEKAGTEPPRTWSELKESAEALKEEGVLYPYALPLGPEEAHAEALIWELSNGGGYTDNSGSYSIASAQNTQTFRWIRDNLVTPKLTGPVPPARLDRQDAFDAFLRGDVGMVNGYPSLLHEARAKGMRVGTLTMPVSDALSGRETPPSVGVADWMMAFKHDGNRELVGSFLDFVYEDENLTAFAGRYHLLPSTVSATQASRDAATDPGAEQFLTALRTARLYPVDDPSWLRASDTIKRNIGKAVAPSADPKAVLEDIAEQVRDAAQQG, encoded by the coding sequence GTGCGACCAAGAATCTCCGGCATCGCCGCCTCCCTGGCCGCATGCGGACTCCTGGGCTCCCTCCTCACCGCCTGCGGCTCGTCCGGGAGCGAAGGGACGACGCTGCGCCTGGTGGTCCCCGAGTACGGCGACAGGCCGGCGACGAGCTCCAAGGTGTACTGGGACAAGCTGACCGCCGCCTTCGCCGCCGCCCACCCCGGGAAGACGGTCGAGGTGACGCTCTACCCGTGGGCCGACATCGACCGCGAGGTCACGCGCATGGTGAAGGAGAACGACGCCCCGGACGTGGCCCTGATGGGCGCGTACTCCGACTTCGCCGCGCAGGACCGCCTGTACTCCGCCGACGAGGTGCTGTCGGTCAGGTCGGAGGCGAACTTCCTTCCTCCGCTCCGGGAGGCCGGCTCGGTCGACTACACCCTCTACGGCCTGCCTTTCGTGGCCAGCAGCCGACTGCTCTTCTACAACAAGGAGTTGTTCGAGAAGGCCGGAACGGAACCGCCCCGGACCTGGTCGGAGCTGAAGGAGTCGGCCGAGGCGCTGAAGGAGGAGGGCGTGCTCTACCCGTACGCCCTGCCGCTCGGCCCCGAGGAGGCGCACGCCGAAGCGCTGATCTGGGAACTGAGCAACGGCGGCGGATACACCGACAACAGCGGCAGCTACAGCATCGCGTCCGCGCAGAACACGCAGACGTTCCGCTGGATCAGGGACAACCTGGTCACGCCGAAGCTCACCGGCCCGGTACCGCCCGCCCGGCTCGACCGGCAGGACGCCTTCGACGCCTTCCTGCGCGGCGACGTCGGCATGGTCAACGGCTACCCCTCCCTCCTCCACGAGGCGCGGGCGAAGGGCATGAGGGTCGGCACGCTGACCATGCCGGTGTCGGACGCGCTGAGCGGCCGGGAGACTCCACCGTCGGTGGGGGTCGCCGACTGGATGATGGCGTTCAAGCACGACGGCAACCGCGAACTCGTGGGCTCCTTCCTGGACTTCGTCTACGAGGACGAGAACCTCACCGCGTTCGCCGGTCGCTACCACCTGCTGCCCTCGACGGTGTCCGCCACCCAGGCCTCCCGGGACGCCGCGACGGATCCCGGGGCCGAGCAGTTCCTGACCGCGCTGCGCACGGCCCGCCTCTACCCGGTCGACGACCCCTCCTGGTTGCGGGCCAGCGACACCATCAAGCGGAACATCGGCAAGGCCGTCGCCCCGTCCGCCGACCCGAAGGCCGTGCTGGAGGACATCGCCGAGCAGGTCCGGGACGCGGCGCAACAGGGGTAA
- a CDS encoding PP2C family protein-serine/threonine phosphatase, protein MVNRRKAADRAHRRGWLRGAPPPRWVRVLPVLLLLGVGVASLTDSVPVDIGFLLGAVPPLAVLAYGPLATALLGAATIGLLTLPVFHLNRPGNTDLFTLGFVAMLSVFVSFVRGRRDEQLDLERTVAETAQRAIVPDVRRRVGPVRCASLYRAAERGTLVGGDFFDVRPGPHGVRAVLGDVQGHGLSAVATVASVLGAFREAVLDDVDAEAVAARLDRRLVVDSAGEEHAELFATAVLLDFAPSGREVRVLACGHPAPVLLRGGSVSTLELDPGPPLGLGLADALPGTAATVSLLPGDRLLLASDGVLETRDASGAFYPFVERLARMTAVGLDRLPDEIWADLSRFAPRIQDDVTLLVLTLDPTGPG, encoded by the coding sequence GTGGTGAACCGGAGGAAGGCGGCGGACAGAGCGCATCGGCGGGGCTGGCTGCGCGGGGCCCCGCCGCCCCGCTGGGTGCGGGTCCTGCCCGTACTGCTGCTCCTGGGGGTCGGGGTGGCCTCCCTCACCGACTCCGTTCCGGTGGACATCGGTTTCCTGCTCGGCGCGGTGCCTCCGCTGGCCGTCCTGGCCTACGGGCCGTTGGCCACGGCCCTTCTCGGCGCCGCGACGATCGGCCTGCTGACCCTTCCCGTCTTCCATCTGAACCGGCCCGGCAACACCGACCTCTTCACGCTCGGCTTCGTCGCCATGCTGAGCGTCTTCGTCTCCTTCGTCCGCGGGCGCCGGGACGAGCAGCTCGACCTGGAACGCACCGTCGCCGAGACGGCCCAGCGGGCCATCGTCCCGGACGTACGGCGGCGGGTCGGGCCCGTGCGCTGCGCGAGCCTGTACCGCGCCGCCGAGCGCGGCACGCTGGTGGGCGGCGACTTCTTCGACGTCCGGCCCGGCCCCCACGGGGTGCGGGCGGTCCTCGGCGACGTACAGGGGCACGGCCTGTCCGCCGTCGCGACGGTCGCCTCCGTCCTGGGGGCGTTCCGCGAGGCCGTGCTGGACGACGTGGACGCGGAGGCGGTCGCGGCACGGCTGGACCGCAGGCTCGTGGTCGACTCCGCGGGCGAGGAGCACGCGGAACTCTTCGCCACGGCCGTCCTCCTGGACTTCGCGCCGAGCGGGCGGGAGGTCCGTGTCCTGGCCTGCGGCCACCCGGCGCCGGTCCTGTTGCGCGGCGGATCCGTGAGCACCCTGGAACTCGACCCCGGACCGCCGCTGGGGCTGGGCCTCGCCGACGCCTTGCCCGGAACCGCCGCCACGGTGTCGCTGCTGCCGGGGGACCGGCTGCTCCTGGCGTCGGACGGCGTCCTGGAGACGCGCGACGCCTCCGGTGCCTTCTACCCCTTCGTCGAGCGTCTGGCCCGCATGACCGCTGTCGGCCTGGACCGGCTGCCCGACGAGATCTGGGCCGACCTGAGCCGCTTCGCCCCCAGGATCCAGGACGACGTCACCCTCCTGGTCCTCACCCTGGACCCCACAGGGCCGGGCTGA